One segment of Syngnathus scovelli strain Florida chromosome 6, RoL_Ssco_1.2, whole genome shotgun sequence DNA contains the following:
- the akip1 gene encoding A-kinase-interacting protein 1 isoform X2, with protein MATLAGLEYSLQKSARLGLELLDRASRRKVNWSKPPPTYASMAEIDKDLHKKTLAELQEAFASIIKFMAETHIQCKRFYDSVGCAQGSIIEREHVPRFHDHVRPTRNEYPPQYREHGQNQDPKDNLYVEVALESNQAGTQQQTKMVAHGDGDTFSITFNH; from the exons ATGGCGACGCTAGCCGGGCTTGAGTATTCTCTGCAAAAGTCTGCCCGCCTGGGACTGGAGCTCCTGGATCGGGCCTCCAGGCGGAAGGTGAACTGGAGCAAGCCGCCGCCCACCTACGCATCTATGGCAGAGATCGACAAAGACCTCCACAAA aaAACACTGGCAGAACTGCAGGAGGCCTTTGCCAGCATCATTAAGTTCATGGCGGAGACCCACATTCAATGCAAA AGGTTCTACGACTCCGTGGGGTGCGCTCAAGGCTCCATCATAGAGAGGGAACATGTGCCTCGTTTCCATGACCACGTCAGGCCGACCAGAAATGAGTACCCACCTCAATACAGGGAACAT GGCCAGAATCAAGATCCAAAGGACAACTTGTACGTGGAAGTGGCTCTGGAATCCAACCAGGCCGGCACACAGCAACAAACCAAGATGGTTGCCCACGGTGATGGGGATACCTTCAGCATCACGTTTAACCACTGA
- the akip1 gene encoding A-kinase-interacting protein 1 isoform X1 — MATLAGLEYSLQKSARLGLELLDRASRRKVNWSKPPPTYASMAEIDKDLHKKTLAELQEAFASIIKFMAETHIQCKRFYDSVGCAQGSIIEREHVPRFHDHVRPTRNEYPPQYREHYSTSLWRDHQRSYGPESRSKGQLVRGSGSGIQPGRHTATNQDGCPR, encoded by the exons ATGGCGACGCTAGCCGGGCTTGAGTATTCTCTGCAAAAGTCTGCCCGCCTGGGACTGGAGCTCCTGGATCGGGCCTCCAGGCGGAAGGTGAACTGGAGCAAGCCGCCGCCCACCTACGCATCTATGGCAGAGATCGACAAAGACCTCCACAAA aaAACACTGGCAGAACTGCAGGAGGCCTTTGCCAGCATCATTAAGTTCATGGCGGAGACCCACATTCAATGCAAA AGGTTCTACGACTCCGTGGGGTGCGCTCAAGGCTCCATCATAGAGAGGGAACATGTGCCTCGTTTCCATGACCACGTCAGGCCGACCAGAAATGAGTACCCACCTCAATACAGGGAACAT TACTCCACATCGCTTTGGAGAGACCACCAAAGAAGTTATG GGCCAGAATCAAGATCCAAAGGACAACTTGTACGTGGAAGTGGCTCTGGAATCCAACCAGGCCGGCACACAGCAACAAACCAAGATGGTTGCCCACGGTGA
- the rpl27a gene encoding large ribosomal subunit protein uL15: MPTKKSKTRKLRGHVSHGHGRVGKHRKHPGGRGNAGGMHHHRINFDKYHPGYFGKVGMRHYHLKRNTTYCPTINLDKLWTLVSEQVRLTHSKKLDGPAPVIDAVRAGYYKILGKGKLPKQPVIVKAKFFSRRAEEKIKAVGGACVLMA; the protein is encoded by the exons ATG CCTACAAAAAAGTCCAAGACTAGGAAGCTCCGTGGGCATGTGAGCCACGGACACGGTCGCGTTG GCAAGCACCGAAAGCATCCTGGAGGTCGTGGTAATGCTGGTGGCATGCATCACCACAGGATCAACTTTGATAAATA CCACCCTGGGTACTTCGGCAAGGTGGGTATGAGACATTACCATTTGAAGAGGAACACCACCTACTGCCCCACCATCAACCTGGACAAGCTGTGGACGCTGGTGAGTGAGCAAGTCAGGCTCACCCACAGCAAAAAGCTCGATGGCCCAGCTCCCGTCATTGACGCCGTGCGCGCG GGTTACTACAAAATTCTGGGCAAAGGCAAGCTGCCTAAGCAGCCCGTCATCGTCAAGGCCAAGTTCTTCAGCCGACGGGCTGAAGAGAAGATCAAGGCGGTGGGAGGCGCTTGCGTGCTGATGGCATAA
- the LOC125970938 gene encoding tripartite motif-containing protein 66-like isoform X2, protein MEKNQTDGTSPSCEKHLTKTLLHKIRIRPEVKSVLNNSRKAVVRLERLNLQPLVSAVRLPCQNRAELSEECLDCSWRNEVNENASDILDIQETEDDITTTSCMEPLHPDSFPKADPPYILVHSSKSDPDIFYLDPDRELIIVLDLEPEDQIQEFKCVEPTPETVQDESEEMDSEDFCAVCLNGGDLLCCDLCPKVYHLACHLPSLLSFPTTDHDPVDNFCREEVNVPYVLSHRDQRRCEKLTLLLYVHPLSAPFHEPVSRQARNYYQVIKRPVDLSLIRKKLDKSNTLHYFMPELFVHDVLLMLKNCATFNYPDSEVARAGRNLEVFFLSKLREIFPDRTFPSANQDRMERARLRWRREEEEGRRMRC, encoded by the exons ATGGAAaaaaaccaaactgatggaactTCCCCATCTTGTGAAAAACATTTGACGAAGACTTTACTTCACAAAATAAG GATCCGTCCGGAGGTCAAAAGCGTTCTGAATAATTCCCGCAAAGCTGTTGTGCGATTGGAACGACTGAACCTGCAGCCATTGGTGTCTGCGGTGCGACTGCCGTGCCAAAACCGAGCCGAGCTCTCCGAGGAATGCTTGGATTGTTCTTGGCGG AATGAAGTCAATGAAAATGCATCTGACATCCTGGATATCCAAGAGACTGAG GATGACATCACGACAACATCTTGTATGGAACCACTTCATCCCGACAGCTTTCCAAAAGCGGACCCACCATATATTCTGGTTCATTCCAGTAAATCTGACCCAGATATCTTTTACCTGGATCCTGACCGGGAGCTGATCATAGTGCTTGATCTGGAACCGGAAGATCAGATACAAGAGTTCAAATGTGTCGAGCCAACCCCGGAAACGGTCCAAGACGAGAGCGAGGAGATGGACAGCGAAGACTTCTGCGCTGTGTGTTTGAATGGAGGAGATCTTCTGTGCTGCGACCTTTGCCCCAAAGTTTACCACCTGGCCTGTCACCTTCCTTCACTGCTTAGCTTCCCGAC GACTGACCACGACCCAGTTGACAACTTCTGCCGCGAAGAAGTCAACGTTCCCTACGTTCTTTCCCACCGTGACCAGAGG AGATGTGAGAAATTGACATTACTGCTATACGTTCACCCGCTAAGCGCTCCTTTCCACGAGCCTGTCAGTCGTCAG GCGAGGAACTACTACCAGGTTATTAAGAGACCCGTGGATTTGTCGCTGATCCGCAAGAAGCTGGACAAGAGCAACACTCTGCACTACTTCATGCCAGAACTCTTTGTCCATGACGTCCTGCTCATGCTCAAGAACTGCGCTACTTTTAACTAT CCCGACTCGGAGGTGGCTCGGGCCGGTCGAAACCTGGAGGTGTTTTTCCTGAGCAAACTGAGGGAGATTTTCCCCGACAGGACCTTCCCGTCGGCCAACCAGGACAGGATGGAGCGGGCTCGCCTGCGGTGGCGTCGTGAGGAAGAGGAAGGAAGAAGGATGAGATGTTAG
- the LOC125970938 gene encoding tripartite motif-containing protein 66-like isoform X1, producing MEKNQTDGTSPSCEKHLTKTLLHKIRIRPEVKSVLNNSRKAVVRLERLNLQPLVSAVRLPCQNRAELSEECLDCSWRNEVNENASDILDIQETEDDITTTSCMEPLHPDSFPKADPPYILVHSSKSDPDIFYLDPDRELIIVLDLEPEDQIQEFKCVEPTPETVQDESEEMDSEDFCAVCLNGGDLLCCDLCPKVYHLACHLPSLLSFPTGDWTCTLCRTDHDPVDNFCREEVNVPYVLSHRDQRRCEKLTLLLYVHPLSAPFHEPVSRQARNYYQVIKRPVDLSLIRKKLDKSNTLHYFMPELFVHDVLLMLKNCATFNYPDSEVARAGRNLEVFFLSKLREIFPDRTFPSANQDRMERARLRWRREEEEGRRMRC from the exons ATGGAAaaaaaccaaactgatggaactTCCCCATCTTGTGAAAAACATTTGACGAAGACTTTACTTCACAAAATAAG GATCCGTCCGGAGGTCAAAAGCGTTCTGAATAATTCCCGCAAAGCTGTTGTGCGATTGGAACGACTGAACCTGCAGCCATTGGTGTCTGCGGTGCGACTGCCGTGCCAAAACCGAGCCGAGCTCTCCGAGGAATGCTTGGATTGTTCTTGGCGG AATGAAGTCAATGAAAATGCATCTGACATCCTGGATATCCAAGAGACTGAG GATGACATCACGACAACATCTTGTATGGAACCACTTCATCCCGACAGCTTTCCAAAAGCGGACCCACCATATATTCTGGTTCATTCCAGTAAATCTGACCCAGATATCTTTTACCTGGATCCTGACCGGGAGCTGATCATAGTGCTTGATCTGGAACCGGAAGATCAGATACAAGAGTTCAAATGTGTCGAGCCAACCCCGGAAACGGTCCAAGACGAGAGCGAGGAGATGGACAGCGAAGACTTCTGCGCTGTGTGTTTGAATGGAGGAGATCTTCTGTGCTGCGACCTTTGCCCCAAAGTTTACCACCTGGCCTGTCACCTTCCTTCACTGCTTAGCTTCCCGAC GGGTGACTGGACGTGTACTTTGTGCAGGACTGACCACGACCCAGTTGACAACTTCTGCCGCGAAGAAGTCAACGTTCCCTACGTTCTTTCCCACCGTGACCAGAGG AGATGTGAGAAATTGACATTACTGCTATACGTTCACCCGCTAAGCGCTCCTTTCCACGAGCCTGTCAGTCGTCAG GCGAGGAACTACTACCAGGTTATTAAGAGACCCGTGGATTTGTCGCTGATCCGCAAGAAGCTGGACAAGAGCAACACTCTGCACTACTTCATGCCAGAACTCTTTGTCCATGACGTCCTGCTCATGCTCAAGAACTGCGCTACTTTTAACTAT CCCGACTCGGAGGTGGCTCGGGCCGGTCGAAACCTGGAGGTGTTTTTCCTGAGCAAACTGAGGGAGATTTTCCCCGACAGGACCTTCCCGTCGGCCAACCAGGACAGGATGGAGCGGGCTCGCCTGCGGTGGCGTCGTGAGGAAGAGGAAGGAAGAAGGATGAGATGTTAG
- the rerglb gene encoding RERG/RAS-like b, whose product MNDIKLALLGSPGAGKSAVLVRFLTRRFIGEYASDTNSLYRKRLSIDGRQLNLEVFDPCSQRSEARCILEEPVAWADGFVVVYNISDRNSFLDAKNILRQIRETRQQDQCKGQPLGVPVCLLGNKQDLCHARQVREDEGRCLAQENRCHFQEVSAAESYQDISGLFTQLIRQVMEHLKYRADRRRYSGSKSMAKLINNVFGKRRKSV is encoded by the exons ATGAACGACATCAAGTTGGCCCTGCTGGGAAGTCCGGGGGCTGGAAAATCAG CTGTCCTCGTGCGCTTCCTGACCAGACGTTTCATCGGAGAATATGCCTCCGACACCA ATTCTCTCTATCGAAAAAGGTTGTCCATCGACGGTAGGCAGCTGAATCTGGAGGTGTTTGATCCCTGCTCGCAG CGCTCAGAGGCTAGGTGCATACTGGAGGAACCGGTGGCGTGGGCAGACGGTTTTGTGGTGGTCTACAACATCAGCGACCGCAATTCCTTCCTCGATGCCAAGAACATCCTGCGGCAGATTCGTGAGACGCGCCAGCAAGACCAATGCAAAGG ACAGCCACTAGGTGTCCCTGTGTGTCTACTGGGCAACAAGCAGGACCTGTGCCATGCTCGACAGGTACGCGAGGACGAAGGCCGCTGCCTGGCGCAAGAGAACCGCTGCCACTTCCAGGAAGTGTCAGCGGCCGAGAGCTACCAGGACATCTCCGGCCTCTTCACCCAGCTCATCAGGCAGGTGATGGAGCACCTGAAGTACCGCGCCGACCGCCGTCGCTACAGCGGATCCAAATCCATGGCTAAGCTCATCAACAATGTGTTTGGAAAGAGGAGGAAGTCGGTGTAA